The DNA region tttcagtaggcctttaaccgtgtggttacaggtccaaagtttggtagtattgttgatcttctgtctatccttccagtcaggggcttatttcgtctgtttctatatgcagttaagcacgatgctatcacgttagctccgtagctaaagtgtttcgccgatgtattgtcgtggaggtaaaagtcactgtgaatgtccatttcgcgttctcgactctcattttcaagaggatatagtatcccaggtggtttaaaatccgtgatctacaatagaaaaaggagaaagtgtggaatccaatgagccagcttgtacctaagttacggtcagagcgaaaaaagatacatcctgcactgcactctagtccttctcaCTCACGTAccgcatccacgaatctttcatcctggctcaaattaatggggtaatcgtcgctttctcggtccgaatcgctctcgctgctggtgtaaacaatgtgcaaatgtgaggagcccttcaacgtgtgacgtcacgctacttccggtacaggcaaggcttttttttatcagcgaccaaaactttatcgtcgatgttctctactaaatcctttcagcaaaaaatatggcaatatcgccaaatgatcaagtatgacacatagaatggatctcctgtccccgtttaaataagaaaatgtcatttcagtaggcctttaaagacaacaaggaagtattttacatttagaaaataatcctgatatgactcctttaatgcgccttataatccagtaccCTTTTGTATGAaactagacctgactagacccgctcatcggcagtgcgccttacaatccgttgcgccatatggtccggaaaatacggtaagtaatgGAAGTATTTTTCTTTAAATGGATTAATAATGGTTACACATAAGAATGGAAGATAGTTTTGTTTTGACACCCCGACTAGTTCCCTACACATTTATTGTCTATTTCATGTGGTGTTGCGTACATTGTGCTGCCACACCCTGCTTCATTCACATACAGAGAACTATGAAGAGGATGAAAAGTCTGTCCTACCGTCAGTTTCTCTGGACTGATCCAGTTGTTGCTGGGGAACTGCACGTCGAACTTCACGTACAAGTCTCCCTTCTCAAAGGGGTTCCGGTACTGAGGCATGCCCTCCCCTCGCACCACCCTCACCGAGTCTGCACGGGGGGGGGAGAAAGGAACGGTCGGCACTTTCCCGAGACGAGACGGGGGTGGGGGGCGGAGTTACCTGGCTCGATGACCTTCCCGGCGGGGTACTTGACCACGATCTGTCTGCCGTCTAGATGCTTCAGCATGAACTGGAAGCCGCACAGCGCCTCCACCAGGCCGATCTTGTGGTTCATGAACAGGTCGTTGCCTTCTCGCCTGAACGTCTGGACCGGGGAGAAAAATGGAAAGCGTCTCAGGGAGGAAATACACATGACAACCTTGTAaaaaaaagcaggcttcgctacacacgtTAAAAACACAGCTGCCGCCCATGTTGCTTTTCTTGGTGCCTGGGCCGATATTCGGTAAGTCAATTAACCGGATGAAAAATCCAAATGAAGTGGATAATCTGCGTATGTAAGCGAAtgaaagacccacttttattctttggcttttaacacaacgtgagttgtgtggtcttctgtcctctgttgtcctgtgttttttttaataaattttgatgtctattttactgttttaattggttttaccctttaaaatcgtttttaatcatatttattttttttatattgttttctattaatttattctttgtttttattcagtcatcggtgtaaataatattgtttttaatattgtttttaatcatggctgtgcagcactttggaaacattcttgttgtgtaaatgtgctatataaataaagtggattggattggattgacgaAAAGAgcagagtgtgttgttgccggtgctgtagccgtggctaacaagcgagctcggtgactgactaacgacgccatgtctatggtttgggattattttaacgtgtctctgacggataaaaaactggcaatttgcaatgactgcaaaaatttggttattttttttaaacttaaatccacataaaaaacacaagatacacttacaattagtgcaccaacccaaaaaacctccctcccccatttacactaattcacacaaaagggttgtttctttctgttattaatattctggttcctacattatatatcaatatatatcaatacagtctgcaagggatacagtccgtaagcacacatgattgtgcgtgctgctggtccactaataatactaatctttaacagttaattttactcattttcattcattactagtttctatgtaactgtttttatattgttgtactttcttttttattcaagaaaatgtttttaatttatcttattttactaatttttaaaaaaagtaccttatcttcaccatacctggttgtccaaattaggcataataatgtgttaattccacaaatgcatatatcggtatcggttgatatcggtatcggtaattaaagagttggacaatatcggaatatcagatatcggcaaaaagccattatcggacatccctagtttttaccattttccaaaaaattctcgcttttctcgaaattcccaaatgttttggaaattcccattccaATCAATGGGACATCCTTcaaagtagggctgggtgatatatggaatatactggatatatggcgggtttgtctctgtgcgatacagaaaatgactatatggtgatattggagtatacgttctcacacagttgcgggcattacactacaggctcttctcacagagacgtaaaacaagcgcaccttcttacatacgtcacatgctgtcgcgcgtgcaacgtcatacgccctcgccgagcagagaggtaacgttagctgtgatgctagctgaGCCGAGGCGAGCGgtgatacgagagaaagaaggtgcgaatctggtaacaaatgaaggaagaattaattcccaagaaaaacagcacggggtccatcgtctggcggtggtttggcttcaagcgggaagatgttgaacagacaaccgtaacaacatttattatttatatattgtttctaacagataaacacagacatgtattatttatatattatttacagataaacacagacatgtattatttatatattgttatttacagataaactgacatttatttttcatatattatttacagataaacactgacatttattatttatatattatttacagataacactgacatttattatttatagataaacactgacatttattattcatatattatttacagataacactgacatttattatttataaattatttacagataaacgctGACATATAttctttatatattatttacagataaacgctaacatgtattctttatatattgttattNNNNNNNNNNNNNNNNNNNNcccagtgaacagacaagaggctgtctttgttgccccAAGCAAAGGCTTaaaaaattccgctgtgtacgataggAAGAggcgggaggggttatctattgtgatccgaGACCtacccaagctcgatccaggaccagtccaagcccgaggcatctttttcttttgtgttaatgtgaccgaaaacaatggctgtttacatactccccattcctttagaaacatctgttgttatgtaaacagggaatatccaaataaaagagaagaCGTGAACCTTTTTCCGTtggagcgtgggtgacactgtaagaggttacaggtcaacacgtttctcctcaaattgagcaaaattgaattctgtctctgtttatttccttgcttcttgtcttgtttaatagatgtcatcgatgtttgaacctgacagtttccaTATACTATCTCCATCTTAGTGTGCGGTTAAACACGTATTGGTGACTCCTGTTTTATTATCAAGTAGAGTTGCAAATTATCCCACCATACATATCGTCTCACGCTCTTTTTCACCGTCTTTGTCAACAAGAAACTCATTTGTCACTCAgaggcagtgtttttttttaaagtgtaaaacAAATTATAACAACTGTTTAATTGGAATTCCATTATTTCCTATGGAAAATAAACTGGTTTTAACACGACTGGGCTTCTctttgaaatgtttacatttgttcGCCTAATTgtgcttttttccccccattCAAAGTATGCAGAAAAATGTCTCAATTGCTAGTTTTCTGCAAGAGTGTGTCACGAATGATGTTTGGAACATACCTCTCAACATTTGCAACTGAAAATAAGGCAAACACTCTAGAAAATGAGGGACATTCTGCTATTTGAACAGACTGCTTACTGtagtacttttattttgaaggtctgAAACGATGTTACAGATGTGCTGCTCCAGTAATACCTGAGgagattttttaaataatttttttcttgctGGGAAAGAAGTAAATTGGGAGGGTTGACAGGTATAGTTTACTCGTATTTAAAAGTATAACTTTTATGTATACAATTAAAGGTGTGTGCGTTTCTGGGTTTTCACACTGTTACTTGCTTATTAAATAAACTGTGctgttatataaatatacaacCTTCCAAAGGGTCTAAAATACccaaatacaaatattagtatTTTTAACAAATATTTCTACAGCTGTTTAGGGAACTTTGACAAGTTTTAATCCAAAGGACCTTGATTTGGAGTTTGTTTTCAATCCgatactgtaaataaataaagcatGGAAATCAATACCccacaaaaatatgtaaatactcCTTCAACTTAATTGtataaaatattaatatattatttcaACACTTTTTGAAAACTGACAATTGTTTGTAATCTTTAAAATAATCTCTTTAGGGttaataaaaaatgattttaaaaattaGGGGGGAAAACAATATCATGTGTGGCCATTTGATAAATGGATAGAAAGCAAACCAAAACAAGTCCAAACTGCTTTATTTCCATGAGGCTAAAATCACATCATGATTGCGAGCATACCCGAGCGAACGGCTAATTAGGAAAAACAATGAACTGCTCTGTTGTGATGACTGCATAGGAAACCGGAGTGTCATTTCAATTAAACCCAATTACAGTCCCTCTGCAGAGTCGCATTATGAACAATGCAGCCATTTTAAGGCTGTTCTCTCCCACACGGTTGGGCAGGACAAAAAGTGaggctttttttttcatttaaaagggGTTCCTACAAAAGCAAATATGACAGTCGGGCCTTGTGAAGAGCAgcagcatgttaaaaaaatatcaaatatcaAAAAAGGGGGGATTATTGTTTCAACAAATGAAGGAGCGACCACATTTTATGTACAAAAAAATGGAACAAACCAGTTTGGTTTGCAACAAACAAACACTGTTGCCAAGGGATTTTTATGTACACTGTCAGTACAAAAAGTCGTATTTGTCGTTTAAATGAGTCTGGCGAGGCTATTTACACTCCAAGTTGTATTTGAGGACATAACGCAGCATTAAATAAGTTATAAAACCTGCCTCGTCTGTACTGATGGCAATATCCTGGCACTAAGATCACACAGCAAGCCACACTGGGGCTCTTTACTGCAGATTGAAAACCAAACAAGCAAAGTTCATTGAAGACATAATGTTGACTCTGACAGATAATGCATATGTACCACGACTCTGAACCCTGAAAACTCACCCTACCGTGACTCCAGGGAACTCAGCCTGTATATTCTTCATGACAGATTTACCACCGACAGTTAAGGCAACAGAGGTTGGAGGTCCTCGTGATGATTGGGTGCCATCAGTGAAGTTTCTCCAGTTTGGCTTGCAGAGACTTGAAGTTGCCGATGGTCTGCTGAAGGGCAGCGTTGGGGCTGAGAGACTGCAACTCCACCAGGTATCCGCAGATGTTGTCCAGGCAGACGTTGGTGAAGCGACGTCTGAGGTGAACATTTGAATTGGGGATTAAGTAATGAAACACCATGCTGCGTTGCTGCAGTTCAAGCAAGTCCAGCAAGCGGTGTTTAGCAGCAGAAGCAGGAGATAAGATCTATCTACGCAAAAATGTAAAGATATCCTCCCTGAACAATGTCACAACATCCCAAATTAAAACCTTGAGTACTGCCATGTAGCCATCAGTCAGTTAAGGACAAGGAAACCGtgagcaagctaagctagcatgaTGTTGATGTTCAAACGTGTGTTAAGATGTAAACTAGAGTTGTGCGATATAGACAATATAAATCAGGcctggacaattattttgcctcggggggccaaatttagagaaaaaaatgtgtctgatttttaggaacactaatacaaaacctcacaataatgtctgattgaatgctaaaaatgttatgacagaccgccttaaaaaacggaatggaattttacgttttttttactgaatgagacacccagaatgtatatgaaaataatgtgggatttacaatattaactatgaccgataaaaaacggaatattgacaacatatgaacgtcacactagggctgggcgatatatcgatatactcgatatatcgcaggtttgtctatgtgcgatatagaaaatgactatatcgtgatattcgagcatacgttctcacgcagttgcttttagccgcggccattacactacatgcgtttcccactctttcttgtctctccttctcactgagacttaaaacaagcgcaccttcttacatacgtcacgtgtgcaacgtcacacgctcccgcggagcagacaggtggcgacatggtaacgttagcagtggtgctaatggtgaggtgcgggtggtaatacgagagagaaggtgcaaatctggtaacaaatggaggaagaattaatccccaagaaaaacagcacgggatcTATCGTCCGGCGGTGGTTCGGCTTCAAGCGAGAATATGTTgaacatttatgcggcaaaagtgttgctacaaaaagtagcagcactgctaatgtagcatcacttgaaaagtcacccgctagacaatgaagagtgcttgaaactccgcatgtcaacatctccggccggtgccacaccaacaaaatgccgaagcaactatttccagatcaacaccgtatgaaaaaaaaaaagtcaacagaaggagataacgtccgcaggaacctaccacatagcgaaggacatacaatatttgatttcctattatgcagctcatttttattagacacttattgaaatatctcgtgtgacatcatgcacaaaagtgcactttatttgttttaaactattgtagtggcgttctgtacaaaaagtgcactttaatttagtgttgttttgataagtcatcttggtgacatcatgcacaaaagtgcactaatagcttgttctaaaaagtctctgacaatcttgcactttctgttttgaaatgacatgaatgtttgtgccactgcttaataactgtttaataaatacacttttggtaaattgacttagttgtgatttccctctctgcatgaaagtttaaaaggagcatatattaatgcagtatgaagaagaatggttTAAtgcagacacatagaatcatcatactgctgtgattatatgcatcaagtgttcattcaaggctaaggcaaaatattgagatatatatcgtgtatcgtgacatggcctaaaaatatggagatattaataaaaggccatatcgcccagccctacgtcacaccccctctcgatcgacatattttacaacaaatatgcaacaagcacagcaaaatatgaacgccaagggtggaaaaaaaaacccacctacaatctgatatattacTAAGCTTTAAGAACTAtactgtaaaaatctccttccacgtctgtccctggccgctctggaaacactcaatggaaacgctccccacccacactgcttggtgcctcgtctgagctgctgtgacttagattatcatagtaactaattagattaccattgtaactaattagattaccatagtaactagtatatcacgcaatagcgcagattccaaccattgaactaCTTTGCATAATTCAAGACTTacgttaatttgaaaacatcactgcacatcattaatggcagctacagtttccatcttaaagatctaaaaaaaaatatttgggaatgtccggcgggccagtttTAAAAGCTCAACAAGTCGCATGcggcccccaggccttaatttgctctctgatataaatgatatcaatttggctgATAATAGAGCATTTAATACTATTATGTTGTGATAATGCATGATGATGACACATTTTAGCTGTGTCCCGCTAATTCGACGGGGACAAGCGAACAAACGCGTCCTCAACGCACTGTAGCAttgtagctagcggctaacgcccCTCCACAGTGCAGAGCCACTTCTAAGTCAtcaatcctcgcctccatagcAGCAAATCAACCATGTTTCTTACAATGATAATTTATCACAGGAGGACGAAGAATAGCACAACACGCTACACTAGACAGCATAAGAGGATATAGTGGTCTTGTCCAaccactcaggaaaatcatattattgatgtcgatgcccatatctgcggtacatatttactttagaaaagagaagtctgggatacttctcttgttgccttatttatatttgactttattaaattttattcaacaaaacaagTTGTATTTTAATTATAGAAATGTATAAAACCTGTAGTCAttcatagaactggcactcaatgttattaaaaaagtattgattttgaatccagAATTGTTTTGAGAAAATAACTGGAAATAGCAGTATGATACCACATACATCAGTAGTCAAATTAGAACTCTTTCTAACCCATTTTGAAACGGTTACATTATCATTTACATATCAAATAATATCTTTGCAGGAGCCTGCAATATACATCACTActagtgttgctaatgtttgtgtatttgatatatgtttttaaatggttgcagctgagatgggctccagcacctcctgttgagcagtagaaaatggatgg from Entelurus aequoreus isolate RoL-2023_Sb linkage group LG02, RoL_Eaeq_v1.1, whole genome shotgun sequence includes:
- the LOC133665371 gene encoding dnaJ homolog subfamily A member 2-like, yielding MCISSLRRFPFFSPVQTFRREGNDLFMNHKIGLVEALCGFQFMLKHLDGRQIVVKYPAGKVIEPDSVRVVRGEGMPQYRNPFEKGDLYVKFDVQFPSNNWISPEKLTELEDMLPSRSEAPIITGDTEEVDLQDYDVSQGSSSGGRREAYNDSSDEEGGPHGPGVQCAHQ